One window of Novosphingobium sp. P6W genomic DNA carries:
- a CDS encoding fasciclin domain-containing protein translates to MKAQSRTFAVALASALILGGATSVYAGSNPMVGGAAMYSTKNIVENAVNSKDHTTLVAAVKAAGLVETLSGPGPFTVFAPTNAAFAKLPAGTVESLVKPENKAMLTKILSYHVVAGRMTAKDIAANAKTHGGKATLTTVEGEKLTAWKDKAGAWWLTDAKGGKSKITIPNVMQSNGVIHVVDTVLMP, encoded by the coding sequence ATGAAGGCACAATCCCGGACATTCGCCGTAGCCCTGGCAAGTGCGCTTATACTGGGCGGCGCCACGTCGGTATATGCCGGCTCCAACCCGATGGTTGGCGGCGCTGCGATGTATTCGACGAAGAACATCGTCGAGAACGCCGTCAACTCCAAGGACCACACCACGCTCGTGGCGGCGGTAAAGGCCGCTGGCCTTGTCGAAACGCTGTCAGGCCCCGGGCCCTTCACCGTTTTCGCACCGACCAATGCCGCGTTCGCCAAGCTGCCCGCAGGCACCGTGGAATCGCTGGTGAAGCCTGAGAACAAGGCGATGCTCACCAAGATCCTCAGCTATCACGTCGTCGCCGGCCGGATGACCGCCAAGGACATCGCCGCCAATGCCAAGACGCACGGCGGCAAGGCCACACTGACCACCGTCGAAGGCGAAAAGCTGACCGCGTGGAAGGACAAGGCCGGTGCTTGGTGGCTCACCGATGCCAAGGGCGGCAAGTCCAAGATCACGATTCCCAACGTCATGCAGTCCAACGGCGTGATCCACGTCGTCGATACGGTGTTGATGCCCTGA
- a CDS encoding anti-sigma factor domain-containing protein, which produces MPDLPLSSEHESLAAELALGVLEGADRAEALRLTLSDPAFAVEVEAWRCRLSPLLGTVAAMPPSPRVWNAVEARIGEEKALRPSAGPRSLRLWRGGALVSGAIAAGLALVLVTRPPAPSVVAVPPATSVAVSQLSGADGGVTMAVAYDPQKGVLRLGGATLLGSGKSPELWIIPEDGVPRSLGIVRADGDELTVDAGLRRFMSDGATLAITMEDAASAPHKAPSATPVLVGKFSII; this is translated from the coding sequence ATGCCTGACCTGCCCCTTTCCTCCGAACACGAATCCCTTGCCGCCGAGCTGGCGCTGGGCGTTCTCGAAGGCGCAGACCGCGCCGAGGCGCTGCGCCTGACGCTGTCGGACCCGGCTTTCGCGGTCGAGGTGGAAGCCTGGCGCTGCCGTCTGTCGCCGCTGCTGGGAACGGTGGCTGCGATGCCGCCGTCGCCGCGTGTCTGGAACGCGGTCGAGGCGCGCATTGGCGAGGAGAAGGCTTTACGACCCTCCGCTGGTCCGCGCAGCCTCAGGCTGTGGCGCGGCGGAGCGCTGGTATCGGGCGCCATTGCTGCGGGGCTGGCCCTGGTCCTTGTGACCCGTCCGCCTGCGCCTTCCGTCGTCGCGGTGCCGCCCGCTACGTCCGTTGCCGTCTCGCAGCTGTCCGGCGCCGATGGCGGCGTTACCATGGCAGTGGCATACGATCCGCAGAAGGGCGTGCTGCGCCTGGGCGGTGCTACGCTGCTGGGTTCCGGGAAGAGCCCCGAGCTATGGATCATCCCCGAGGACGGCGTGCCGCGATCGCTGGGTATCGTGCGCGCCGATGGCGACGAACTTACGGTCGACGCAGGCCTGCGCCGTTTCATGAGCGATGGAGCTACACTGGCGATCACCATGGAGGATGCAGCCAGCGCTCCCCACAAGGCGCCTAGTGCCACGCCGGTGCTGGTCGGGAAGTTTTCCATTATCTGA
- a CDS encoding sigma-70 family RNA polymerase sigma factor: MGNVGEQNANDARTMLAAALGEAGAGDVLALRRVYDLTSAKLFGICLRISGDREATEDILQDVYVKIWRRAATFDASRASAVSWLATIAHNAAIDWRRAQLRHDAAPEGAFDTVADDTPRADEVMMQDEQRLRLLACLNGLERQHAEAIRSTFLSGLTYQQLADHLQTPLGTIKSWIRRGMLKLKVCLGDA, translated from the coding sequence ATGGGTAATGTCGGCGAACAGAATGCAAACGATGCGAGAACGATGCTGGCCGCCGCTTTGGGCGAGGCCGGAGCAGGCGACGTTTTGGCATTGCGCCGGGTCTATGATCTGACTTCGGCGAAACTATTTGGTATTTGCCTTCGTATCTCTGGTGACAGGGAAGCTACGGAGGACATTTTGCAGGATGTTTACGTCAAGATCTGGCGCCGGGCCGCTACTTTCGATGCTTCGCGGGCAAGCGCGGTAAGCTGGTTGGCGACGATCGCGCACAATGCGGCCATCGACTGGCGGCGCGCGCAACTGCGTCACGATGCTGCGCCGGAAGGGGCGTTTGACACCGTGGCCGACGATACGCCGCGCGCCGATGAAGTGATGATGCAGGACGAACAGCGCCTGCGCCTGCTGGCCTGCCTGAATGGTCTTGAGCGGCAACATGCCGAGGCTATCCGCAGCACGTTCCTGAGCGGACTGACGTACCAGCAGCTTGCCGACCACCTGCAGACTCCACTGGGAACAATCAAGAGCTGGATAAGGCGCGGGATGCTCAAGCTCAAGGTGTGCCTCGGCGATGCCTGA
- a CDS encoding tRNA (cytidine(34)-2'-O)-methyltransferase, giving the protein MRIALFEPEIAGNVGAILRLGACFGAAVDLIEPMGFEWDDRRVRRTAMDYIDHVTIARHADFDAFRAAIGPRRLVLFTTKSHESAYDFCFEADDILLFGKESAGVPAAVADCCHAQVRIPMRPQVRSMNLATSAALALGEALRQTNTLPG; this is encoded by the coding sequence ATGCGCATCGCTCTTTTTGAACCTGAAATTGCCGGAAATGTTGGCGCCATTCTGCGTCTCGGTGCTTGTTTCGGGGCGGCTGTCGATCTTATCGAGCCCATGGGTTTCGAATGGGACGATCGAAGAGTTCGCCGCACTGCGATGGACTATATCGATCATGTCACCATTGCCCGTCATGCCGACTTCGACGCGTTCCGGGCTGCAATCGGCCCGCGAAGACTGGTGCTGTTCACCACCAAGAGCCACGAATCGGCCTACGATTTTTGTTTTGAGGCCGACGACATCCTGCTCTTTGGAAAGGAAAGCGCCGGCGTGCCCGCCGCTGTCGCTGATTGCTGCCATGCACAGGTGCGCATCCCGATGCGGCCGCAGGTGCGCTCGATGAACCTTGCCACATCGGCGGCGCTCGCACTTGGCGAAGCTCTGCGCCAGACGAACACTTTGCCGGGTTGA
- a CDS encoding acetate/propionate family kinase — protein sequence MIAALATLNTGSSSLKFRIFARHSLDRLMAGKVTGIGGDCRLVARVVETGEEIERPLPGADQEAALAAVIACIDAHDDGWHIEAFAHRIVHGGQAFTAPVVVTPHVLAELEALCTLAPLHQPYNLAGIAASARLAPDAYDVACFDTAFHAGHDPVVHSFALPAAMREAGVRRYGFHGISYEWIARVLAEQRPALAQGRVIAAHLGNGASLCAMRGGVSIDTTMGMTALDGLPMGSRSGALDAGAVTYMMRRFGLDADHVDRMLYEDSGLKGLSGLTNDVAALSASADPRAAFALEYFCHRAAQFAAAMAVSLGGVDGIVFTGGIGENAAPLRARILEHLAFLGPVESLVIPADEERMMAIHASDLLETLS from the coding sequence TTGATCGCGGCCCTGGCAACGCTCAACACCGGCTCTTCCAGCCTCAAGTTCCGCATTTTCGCCAGGCATTCGCTGGACCGGCTGATGGCGGGCAAGGTAACCGGCATCGGCGGTGATTGCCGGCTGGTCGCAAGGGTTGTCGAAACCGGCGAGGAGATCGAGCGGCCGCTGCCCGGCGCCGACCAGGAAGCGGCGCTTGCGGCAGTGATCGCCTGCATCGATGCGCATGACGATGGCTGGCACATCGAGGCCTTCGCCCATCGTATCGTCCATGGCGGGCAGGCGTTCACCGCGCCGGTGGTGGTTACCCCGCATGTGCTGGCCGAACTGGAAGCGCTCTGCACGCTCGCACCGTTGCACCAGCCCTATAACCTTGCAGGGATCGCCGCCTCGGCACGGCTCGCTCCCGATGCCTATGACGTGGCCTGCTTCGACACCGCCTTCCACGCCGGGCACGATCCGGTGGTCCACAGCTTTGCCCTGCCGGCAGCGATGCGCGAGGCGGGCGTGCGGCGCTATGGCTTCCACGGCATTTCCTATGAATGGATAGCCCGGGTGCTGGCCGAGCAACGCCCCGCCCTTGCACAGGGCCGCGTGATCGCTGCCCATCTCGGCAACGGGGCAAGCCTGTGCGCCATGCGGGGCGGGGTCAGCATCGACACGACGATGGGCATGACCGCGCTAGACGGCCTGCCGATGGGCAGCCGCAGCGGCGCGCTGGATGCGGGAGCGGTGACTTACATGATGCGCCGCTTCGGCCTTGATGCCGATCATGTCGACCGGATGCTATACGAGGATTCAGGGCTGAAGGGACTGTCCGGGCTGACCAATGACGTCGCCGCCCTGTCCGCCAGCGCCGATCCCCGCGCCGCCTTCGCGCTCGAATACTTCTGCCACCGTGCCGCGCAGTTCGCCGCGGCCATGGCGGTCAGTCTGGGCGGCGTCGATGGAATCGTCTTCACCGGCGGGATCGGCGAAAATGCCGCGCCGCTGCGGGCACGCATCCTCGAACATCTCGCCTTTCTGGGTCCGGTGGAAAGCCTTGTCATCCCCGCCGACGAGGAGCGCATGATGGCGATCCACGCCAGCGACTTGCTGGAGACACTGTCATGA
- a CDS encoding L,D-transpeptidase, producing MRYCSIVVAGLALVAGTMPAAAQGAKASSPPEFARLIEQLKPGQWVWAPQVSPTGPILVYVDLSRQIALVYRNGVRIAATTVSSGKAGHDTPTGVFTVLQKDAKHRSSTYNNAPMPFQQRLTWDGVALHAGGLPGYPESHGCVHLPYEFARELFGITSLGITVVVDGDAANHVRTSENSLLAPFDTKGQLQEAQPLRGAEYRWTPQLSPTGPLSIIVSKSDQRIVVVRAGVEIGRGAAHIDDDDPGSHVITLTTRNGEPRWVYVGMNGHAEDEDKAVDEAIINRVRMPRRFYELIKAQLKPGATILVTDSRVGAEPLERLTIMDAVVPRP from the coding sequence GTGAGATATTGCAGCATCGTTGTTGCGGGGCTTGCCCTTGTTGCCGGTACTATGCCCGCTGCCGCGCAAGGGGCGAAAGCGAGTTCTCCGCCCGAGTTCGCGCGTCTGATCGAGCAGCTCAAGCCAGGCCAATGGGTCTGGGCGCCCCAGGTGTCTCCCACAGGACCTATTCTGGTCTATGTGGACCTCTCGCGCCAGATCGCGCTCGTCTACCGCAATGGCGTGCGCATCGCCGCGACCACCGTATCGAGCGGCAAGGCCGGCCACGATACGCCAACCGGCGTCTTCACCGTTCTCCAGAAGGACGCAAAGCACAGGTCCAGCACCTACAACAACGCCCCCATGCCCTTTCAGCAGCGACTAACATGGGACGGTGTGGCGCTGCACGCCGGAGGCCTGCCGGGCTATCCTGAAAGCCATGGCTGCGTTCATCTGCCCTATGAGTTCGCGCGCGAACTGTTCGGGATCACCAGCCTGGGCATAACGGTGGTGGTCGACGGCGATGCCGCCAATCACGTGCGTACCAGCGAGAACAGCCTGCTGGCTCCGTTCGACACAAAGGGTCAGTTGCAGGAGGCCCAGCCGCTGCGCGGCGCCGAATACCGCTGGACACCGCAGCTTTCGCCCACCGGGCCGCTCAGCATCATCGTCTCGAAGTCTGACCAGCGCATCGTCGTGGTGCGCGCCGGCGTAGAGATCGGACGCGGTGCAGCGCACATCGACGATGACGACCCCGGTTCGCACGTCATCACGCTGACGACAAGGAACGGCGAACCGCGCTGGGTCTACGTGGGCATGAATGGCCACGCGGAAGACGAAGACAAGGCAGTGGACGAGGCCATCATCAACCGCGTGCGGATGCCGCGCCGGTTCTACGAACTGATCAAGGCGCAGCTCAAGCCCGGAGCAACCATCCTCGTAACCGATTCCCGCGTCGGAGCGGAACCCCTGGAGCGCTTGACGATCATGGATGCGGTAGTACCCCGGCCCTGA
- a CDS encoding recombinase family protein, with protein MLVGYGRVSSSSQSLDIQNEALAAAGCDKVFTEKMSGRSTIDREQLAMAIDFVREGDTLVVTRLDRLARSVGDLHRIIETLTSKGVEFRCLAQQGVNTDSSTGRLMLSVLGAVAMFENDLRLERQREGIEKAKRAGKYRGRKPTINPDRVKELRQNGMGPAAIARELQIARASVYRALAA; from the coding sequence ATGCTGGTAGGTTACGGACGCGTTTCGAGTTCATCGCAGAGCCTCGACATCCAGAACGAAGCGCTCGCAGCCGCCGGGTGCGACAAGGTCTTCACGGAGAAGATGTCGGGCCGGTCCACCATCGACCGCGAGCAACTCGCCATGGCCATCGACTTCGTCCGTGAAGGCGACACGCTCGTCGTCACGCGGTTGGACCGTCTGGCTCGAAGCGTCGGCGACCTCCATCGCATCATCGAGACCCTGACCTCGAAGGGCGTGGAGTTCCGATGCCTCGCGCAACAGGGGGTGAACACCGATAGCTCGACCGGGCGGCTCATGCTCTCCGTGCTGGGTGCTGTGGCGATGTTCGAGAACGATCTGCGCCTCGAACGTCAGCGCGAAGGCATCGAGAAGGCCAAGCGCGCAGGCAAGTACCGGGGCCGCAAGCCCACCATCAACCCGGACCGGGTCAAGGAGCTTCGCCAGAACGGCATGGGACCGGCAGCCATCGCGCGGGAACTCCAGATCGCACGAGCCTCTGTCTACCGTGCGCTCGCGGCCTGA